In one Herpetosiphonaceae bacterium genomic region, the following are encoded:
- a CDS encoding GH1 family beta-glucosidase, with amino-acid sequence MTPASFPDDFVWGTATAAYQIEGAVAEDGRAPSIWDTFSHMPGKTHSGDTGDVACDHYHRWETDIQLMQQIGCQAYRFSIAWPRVLPQGTGQTNAQGLDFYDRLVDGLLAANMTPFVTLYHWDLPQALQDKGGWANRDTVEAFVEYADAVVSRLGDRVTNWVTHNEPWCTGMLGNFLGEHAPGLRDLPTALQVIHHVLLSHGRAVPVLRSARTGTQVGITLNLSPGYPASKSPEDVAAAARFDSFMNRWFLDPLYGRGYPEDLAAIYGPAMPYMEPHDLDIIATPTDFLGVNFYFPTVIRATSLDANPLGIAQRSTEEAAEAGKEITAMGWEVDAGGLSNLLVRLQRDYLPKAIYITENGAAFDDQATDGKVHDPRRIAYLHSHFSAAHEALTNGVPLRGYFVWSLMDNFEWAYGYSKRFGLIYVDYETQTRILKDSAHWFRRVIDENAVVEA; translated from the coding sequence ATGACACCGGCGAGCTTTCCGGACGATTTTGTGTGGGGCACTGCAACCGCAGCATATCAAATCGAAGGCGCGGTCGCTGAGGATGGCCGCGCGCCCTCGATCTGGGATACATTCAGTCACATGCCCGGCAAAACGCACAGCGGCGATACTGGCGACGTCGCCTGCGATCACTATCATCGTTGGGAAACCGACATCCAGCTTATGCAGCAGATCGGCTGTCAAGCCTATCGCTTCTCGATCGCCTGGCCGCGTGTTCTGCCGCAGGGGACGGGGCAGACCAACGCGCAGGGCCTCGATTTCTACGATCGGCTGGTCGACGGGCTGCTGGCGGCGAATATGACGCCGTTTGTTACGCTCTACCACTGGGATCTTCCCCAGGCGCTTCAAGACAAGGGCGGCTGGGCCAATCGCGATACCGTCGAGGCGTTTGTCGAGTATGCCGACGCGGTGGTATCGCGGCTGGGCGACCGGGTGACGAACTGGGTCACGCACAACGAGCCGTGGTGTACCGGGATGCTGGGCAATTTCCTGGGCGAGCACGCGCCCGGCCTGCGCGATCTGCCAACGGCGCTCCAGGTGATCCATCATGTGCTGCTCTCGCACGGTCGCGCAGTGCCGGTGCTGCGCTCGGCGCGCACGGGCACGCAGGTGGGCATTACGCTCAACCTCTCGCCGGGCTATCCCGCCAGCAAGTCGCCGGAGGATGTCGCGGCAGCCGCGCGCTTCGATAGCTTTATGAACCGCTGGTTTCTAGACCCGCTGTACGGGCGCGGCTACCCTGAGGATCTGGCCGCGATCTACGGCCCGGCGATGCCCTACATGGAGCCGCACGATCTCGACATCATCGCAACGCCGACCGATTTCCTGGGCGTCAATTTCTATTTCCCGACGGTCATACGCGCCACGTCGCTGGATGCGAATCCGCTTGGTATCGCGCAGCGCTCGACCGAAGAGGCTGCCGAGGCGGGCAAGGAAATTACGGCGATGGGCTGGGAAGTCGACGCGGGCGGCTTAAGCAATCTGCTAGTCCGGCTTCAGCGCGACTACCTGCCGAAGGCGATCTACATCACCGAGAACGGCGCGGCCTTTGACGATCAGGCGACGGACGGCAAGGTCCACGATCCGCGTCGCATCGCCTATTTGCACTCGCATTTTAGCGCGGCGCATGAGGCGCTGACCAATGGCGTGCCGCTGCGCGGCTACTTTGTCTGGTCGCTGATGGACAACTTCGAGTGGGCCTACGGCTACAGCAAGCGCTTCGGCCTGATCTACGTCGATTACGAGACGCAGACGCGCATCCTCAAAGACAGCGCGCACTGGTTTCGGCGGGTGATCGACGAGAACGCGGTGGTCGAGGCATAA